Proteins encoded together in one Lathyrus oleraceus cultivar Zhongwan6 chromosome 5, CAAS_Psat_ZW6_1.0, whole genome shotgun sequence window:
- the LOC127083804 gene encoding protein EXPRESSION OF TERPENOIDS 1 produces MILHQMSRLFYLAQKQDNTSNINQEIYSKGLEIWPQPQPQQDLNNYSVFGVAHKPCSFDECGRRFTMMRRNGGTNCQDCGNQAKKDCTHLRCRTCCKSRGFQCQTHVKSTWVPASKRRERQQHLSVLQHHQPFRRPNHGESYKRHGDNQDGAGAGAGALPCSQPTIPTIGFELGQFPAEVSSASVTFRCVRVSSLDGPDEQCAYQTAVNIGGHVFKGVLYDQGPSSSSASLYTNTTTATPIEGFSSGGHQPHQQLDFLTSATATTTATTTTSILFDPSLYSAPLHAFMAGTQFFHPQHPN; encoded by the exons ATGATACTGCACCAAATGTCTAGGTTATTTTATCTAGCTCAAAAACAAGATAATACTAGCAATATTAACCAAGAGATCTATAGCAAAGGGTTAGAGATATGGCCACAACCACAACCACAACAAGACTTGAACAACTACAGTGTGTTTGGAGTGGCTCATAAACCCTGTTCGTTTGATGAGTGTGGAAGAAGATTCACGATGATGAGACGTAATGGAGGAACAAATTGTCAAGACTGTGGGAATCAAGCAAAGAAAGACTGTACACATCTTAGATGTAGAACTTGTTGCAAGAGTCGAGGGTTTCAGTGTCAAACGCATGTCAAGAGTACTTGGGTTCCAGCTTCTAAACGCCGTGAACGACAGCAACATCTATCTGTGTTGCAGCATCATCAACCGTTTCGTCGTCCAAATCATGGAGAGAGCTATAAACGACATGGAGACAATCAAGATGGTGCAGGTGCAGGTGCAGGTGCTCTTCCATGTTCTCAACCAACTATCCCTACCATAG GGTTTGAGTTGGGACAGTTTCCAGCTGAAGTGAGTTCTGCATCAGTAACGTTTCGGTGTGTGAGAGTGAGTTCATTGGACGGTCCAGATGAGCAGTGTGCGTATCAAACGGCTGTGAACATAGGAGGACATGTTTTCAAAGGAGTTCTCTATGATCAaggtccttcttcttcttctgcaaGTCTTTACACCAATACTACTACTGCTACACCTATTGAAGGTTTTTCCAGTGGAGGTCATCAACCTCATCAACAACTTGATTTCTTAACATCTGCAACCGCGACCACGACCGCGACGACAACCACTAGTATCTTGTTTGATCCTTCGCTTTACTCGGCTCCACTACATGCTTTCATGGCCGGTACACAATTTTTTCATCCACAACATCCTAATTAA